A segment of the Meriones unguiculatus strain TT.TT164.6M chromosome 10, Bangor_MerUng_6.1, whole genome shotgun sequence genome:
TAGGTGGAGCCAAGAGGgatgagagttcaaggccatcctcagtatagtgagcttgaggtcagcctggattacatgagaccctttctccaACAAGAACAAAATTATACAAAGAAACAGACGTGAGTTTTGctaatatatccaaaatatgcttccAATATAACATGAATATTGCGTTATTTCACAGTAAGTCGTCATAGCGGCTGTTTAAAATTAGGAGTGCTCAATAGATCTATGACATGCCTCAGCTCGGACGAGCCACCTCCCAGTGACTTATGGCTTTTAGCTTGGTCTTTGCAGGCTTGGACAGTGGCCGTAAGGTGACACAATGGGCTCAGTAATGCCAATCCCCTCTTTCCTTAGATGGCCACAAGTTTCTGGGCCCTCAGTCCCTGGACCAGGTCTGCGACCAAGCCATGATCCAGGACTGGGTGTTCCACGTGCCCCATGTGGGCATGTTTCTGAGTGTGGTCGTCCACAGGGGCCTTCGCCTCCTGAGCTCATCCTTTGACCTCTCCACACTGGTCCCCGAGTGCCACGTGGACCGAGGGAGGCCGTTTGAGAGCATCCTGGACGTGCTGGCCGTCATCTACCTCAACTCCCACCTGGAGGCCGAGCACCGGCGTGTCTGGCGCCTGCTGTTCTCCACACAGCTCCACGGGCAGAGCTTCTCCCAGCTGTGCAGCCGCATCACGCACCAGGGGCCCTGCCTGCTCGTCCTCCAGGACAAGGACGGCTGCGTCTTCGGTGGCTTCGCCTCCTGCTCTTGGGAGGTTAAGCCTCAGTTCCAAGGTAAGACTCCCAGGCGGCAGGGGGTACTATGCCGGGCAGTGTTAACTCCCTGGGAAGGGATTAGGCTCGGCCAGAACAGGCCTTTAATAGAAGTGGGAAGATCCTGCCCGTTGGTGGTGGTGCCattttgtggggggggggctaAGCTGTATAAGAGTAATGAGAGTAATGGCTTGAGAGCCAGTGGGCACTGTGGATGCCGTCCCTCTCTGTGGTTGTGGTTCGCCCAGCTGCTTGAGTccttgccttgacttccccaaaaTGATGAGCCATAACCTGGAGTTAGTTATGAGACAAATAATCCCCAATCCCCGTGTTGCTTGTTGCCCGGGTCTTATCGGAGCCACTGACGTGAAGCTTAGGATACTGATCTTTGTTGCCATGACCAACTACCTGCCAAGAGGCTGTGTCATGGCTCAGGGTTTGCAGGGTTACAGGTCATCATGGTGGACGAGGCAGCGAGAGCAGGTGCCAGCTGCTCGCCTACATCTTGGTGGGTTAAGGAGCATTGTAGTGGGGCCGGAGAGATGCTCAGAAGTTAGAGCCCTGGTTTGAGTCCCCGCACTTACATGGCGGCTCCCAGCTGcctagctccagttccaggggatctgatgtcctcttctggccccaGGGTCGCtatgcacacatgtgatgcataTACATACGTGTAGGCACAACACGGGTACACACATTTTGTGGGGGGCAGGACAGAAGTAACCTGTGAGTCTCTGCAGcaaccctcctcctctgcctagAGGTTCCATAGTGACCCCCAGACAGCCCCATGTGTTCAGACAAGCGAGCCCACGGGGGACATTTCACACTTGAATCATGGCAGTGACCTAAACCTGAGGGCTTGAAGTCACCttgggagggctggggagatggcacgtttgcacacacacacacgcctggcTCCTACGCTGTGGTAGGACTATCATGCTTCTTCTGGCATCACAGACTCCTTCTTTGGTCctggaaaggggaggggggagtcaACCCTGACTCAGATGTCACGTGTCACCAGACAGATGCTCAGGATGGGGTGAGCCACCTCTTCACGGGGTGCATATGCTTGCTGCACTGCCCGCTACCGACCGTGGCGGCCTGGCgtgcccctcccccttctgctTTTATGGCAGAAGCGCCATGTGTAACCGGGTCAGCTGTACCCTTCCTTCACTGCCCTCCCAGGAGCTGTCCCCACAGAGGACCCGCTTCCTGTGCCCACACACAGCCAGCTTTCACTCAAGGTGCCATCATGGTGCCTCAgtacttccttctcttcctcctgcaaATCCAGCTCTGGAGGCCGGGGCAAGGGGAGGGAGGGGTCGTGCCAGGTGTGTGCAGGTGGTACTGCCATCCCCAGAGAGCTCCTGGTCAGGCTGATGGCCACAGGCCTGGGAGGGAAAAGGTCGGTTTGTTGAGGCTTGCTGCATGCGTGTGCTGTTTGCCCTGTTGTCCTAGGAAGCGGTTGCCCTGAACCCCACTAGAGACTCCGGGTCAGGCTGAGCTTGCCACCTCACTGTACCCCTACAGGCTCCACTCGAGGGTTGAGTGAGGTCTCAGACGAAACCCACTTCCTCCGGAGCCTTTGCTGCAGGACTCGGTGCTTTTGAGACAGGCAGGCTTGGCTCTGGTGCAGAGGGCGCTTTCCAGACCCCCATGTGCTCTGTGGCTTGAGCCTGGTGCACCGCAGATGGTCCACACTGACAATGGGATGTGGTGGTGGAGCTCTTGGGTTCAACTCTTGTCGCCTGGTCTGCAGATGGCCACACTGTCTATTCACTGTCATCAGATCGTTGAGCCTTCAGCCTCTCCTCCTGAGTTCCTAGACATCCATAAGGCTTGTCCTGTGTGGGGTCTGGGGCCTGCCCTCTCATCACCACTCCATACCTCCCTCTGAAGATGCGCAAGATCTTAGTTGCTCCATCCTGAGGCGCAGCCTGTTGGTGTTGGCAGTTCTTGGTGTCAGGTTCTGAGGCAGTGACTGTTTTCCTTGGCTCTCCGTCACTTCCAGGGGACAGCAAGTGTTTCCTGTTCTCCGTCCTCCCCAGCATGGCCACGTACATGCACACGGGTTACAATGACCACTTCATGTACTTGAATCAGGGACAGCAGACCATGCCCAACGGACTGGTAagcaggagggggaggggtgtCCCACCAGCCAGGTGCAAGAGCGTTCTGTCCCCCTGCGGCATGTGCTGAGAGCCAATGCCAGATCACATCTTCCTTCGCAATAGCCATGCCTTTGCCGGATTTCCCCCTGGTCTGTGTGCAAACAGTCCAGCCGTTTCCCTGGGCCCCAGTGCCCGGGGCCTCTGGGCACTGGGTCTAGTTAGTGATAACTTCATGACACAGAAAATGGGCTCTATGTGGTGGCCATTTTCTTGCCTGTTGCTAGCCACAGGaataagaggagaggaggggagaggaggggaggggaggagagaagaaatgaatGGGGAAGGtagaggggagaagaggcaggtgaGCAATGACAGATGCTCATAAGGATGTTTGGCATGGGTGAGAGCCATCCAACCTGCtggcctcccccgccccccatgcTTCTTGATGAGTCTTCTGGGAAGGCCCAGCTCTGTGCTTGCTGAGCTGAGAGCCAAGGCTGCCAGCTAGAGAGGGTCAGGGTTTCCCTCCCAAGTGGCTGCCAAAGTGAGTGGGAGGGACATGGTTGGGTTCCCAGGACACCAGAGTTGAGGCACGGGACCCCTCCAAGAGTAGGCCTGGCTGTCAGCTTCAGGAGTAGCCTCAGTATCCACAGAACCATTAGTCATTAGGCTCAGACCCCCACAGTTCAAGATGGAAGCAGGTGGTCACCACATGTACCCCAGGCCCACCAGGGACAAGAGGGTGTGACAGAGGCAACCTTGGGACAAAGCTGTCCGGGAGGCCGGGTTACAGCGGGCTTGAGCCTGGCAGTGGGAAAAGCATTTGAGTTGCCGCTCCCAGCCTGCCACCTTTTCTGAGGGAGAGTTCCTGGGCGGAGGTCGGTTTCCCGTGGGGACAGGACACAGGGGTCCCTGTGCTTTAGCTCATCCCCGAGTGCTGCCTAGGACACCCAGGGGGTCTGCAGATTTTCTAGCCTGCTGTCCCTGTGTGTAGCCTTGCAGAGAGCTGTGGGGTGTAGTTCGCTGGGGTCCATAACCACTTAGCAACTGGGAAAATGATTATAATCACAACCCAGCCAAAGAAAACTGCTCGCCACGTTCCTGCTTTCCCCGTGTCACAGGCTGGTTCCACTCCCACcctctctttttgagacaaggtcttttagacaggctagcctggaactgtctgtagctcaggctagtcaAGAACTCAGGCTCCTCCCGGTTCTCTGGAGCGATGAAGCTCATTGTTTCTGAAGTTCTGGACCTGCCAATGGCTGCGACACGGTTGCCTGCCCCACTTGCTCTGCAGGGCATGGGCGGGCAGCACCATTACTTTGGGCTTTGGGTGGCCGCCGACTTCGGGAAAGGACACAGCAAGGCCAAGCCTGCATGCACCACCTACAACAGTCCACAGCTGTCTGCCCAGGAGGAATTCCAGTTTGACAAGATGGAGGTGTGGGGACTTGGCAACCTCTCAGAGACCCATCTGGTGAGTTTTCCATGGCCGTGACCTCATGCAGAGCCACGGCCTTTCTGCTGCTTACTCTTCACTCTGCCCGCTTCTCCACCCAGGGACAGCTTGTCCTCCAGCTGTGGGCTGTGCCAGGATGCATGCAGCAGAGTGGAGTGTGGGTTTCCCtcagagagggggacctccctaaGCTCTGCACCCAGCCCAGCTAGCCGGCCCACCCTACCTGCGTGCAAGAACAGCGGGTTTCTGCATGACCCTGGCAATTGCATCCCAGCCGGGGAGACTTCAGGGTACCCGTGCCACCTGGCCTCCTGTGGCTCCAGTCTGATAAGCCAACCGCTGGGAGGGAGTCACTGTGAGGTCTAGGTTGGTGGGAGCTGATATCTCTTCCTGTTCATCCTGAACATACCCACTCCCTTTCTTCCCAAGGCCAAGAACAAGAAGAGCATCCTTGACTCAAATCCTGAAGCCCAGATCATGCTGGAGGCCAGTGGACGGACCCGTCACAGTGAGGGACTGCGGGAAATccatgatgatggtgatgactgAAGCTCCTGGACAGTGGACTTCCTGGAGCACCAGCGGAGACTTCCCCAGGGATGCACAAAGCACCCCGGTTCCTCACTGCTGGGTCAAGCAGAGCTCTCCAGACCATCCGCTCTCACTCTGGCTTAGCTTTAACTCAGAGCTACGTGGTCACACCCAACTCTATCATGGACATACTTAATCCGAACACAGCCATGCCAAGAAAAATCCCTCTGAAGCCATAATTGATGGGTGTCTTCCCCCAGGGACCCTGAGTGTAGGTTAGAACCTTGgccttatacttttttttttttttttttttttttttgtcaatggcATCTTAAGACAAAGAAGACAGTTGTAGACTTTAAGATGGACTCCAGCGATCCTGAAAGACTGATGATTACTCAGGTGGGCAGCTGCCCATCACACCTTGAGCCATCACTGTCCAGTTTCATCCACTCCAAAGAACTGTGAGCCTGTCTGTGAGACCTCTACCTCTTCCGTTGTTTGCCTTTTGCTGTAAATGTCAACCTTTATAGATCTGATAAAGGTTCTACCTTTGATGATACAACTTGTTCCAATTAACAGCCATAGTACAGCCGGCTGTATGCATTTCTCCTATTCTGCATTTTTGCCCAGGAGGCTCCTGGAATACTCCATGTACCAATCTTGAGCACGGCAGAAAGGTCCGAGGCTAGCACCTTTTAAATACCGGTGCCATTCCTGTGCTTGCTGGAGGGCATGTGGTGCTGACAAGAGCTGGGCCATTTTGGTTTTCTTGGTAAGAAGCCTGTTGTCAATGGTTTGTGGGATAGAGACAGAAAATACTAGAATCTTCAGACAGCCCCACTGTAACTTCACAGAATTAGGTCACTGCTGTggagtaggttttttttttttgtttttttttttttttttttaagtctgaatcctcagacttttctttctttaaaataatttatttacttttattttatgtgcattagtgtaaagaTGTCAGATCtctgaagttatagacagttatgagctgccatgggggtgctgggaattgaacccagtccatttggaagagcagacagtgctcttaaccactgagccatctctccagccccttgctttgttttttgagacagggtttctctgtgtagccctggatatcttggaacatactttgtagatgaggctgacctcgaactcagagatctacttgcctctgcctccgagtgctgggattaaaggcgtgcaccacaacTGCCTGataagtgttttgtttgttttaaaataaaaatgtagttgTGTGTCTTGTTGGTAACAGACCTGCGGTGCCCAAGGCTTGGTGTGACCCCTTGGGAAGTCATGACACTGTGGCCCCCATGCTTTCTGACCTTTGTGCTGGGATGGAATTCCGCTCCTCAAGACGGCACCCAAAAGTGTTTGCTCACGGTGCACCCCTCTTGGGGGTACAGGTGGTGGCAGGCtctgcttccctcctcccccccaacaCCTGTAGTGTTTCTGAGGGCACAGATGTTTGTGGGGTGTCACCCGGGCCCCAAGGAACTTTCATTTCTCGCAAATGAGGAGTGTGGCCTTCTGTGAACCAGGAACAAGAATTCAGCTGTAAGTGCCAGAGACCTCCCTCCATGCTGAGCTGACCGGACCCAAAAGGTGTTGGAAGGAAACGGTAAAGAAACACAGACCGCGCTGCAAACATGGCTATAACACATGCCTGAGTGAAGCGCTGGAAGGATGGAGATGAGAAAGGGCAGCTCTGGAAGGTGTGCCCCCCTCCTGTGTGCCCCCTGGAGGTCACTCTGCACACTGGGCCACAGCTGGGTGGCCACACGTTGTCTCAGCGTTGGCTTTTCAGTGAGTTGCTCAgggtttctctccatctgtcagCTGTTCGATGCTGCATCTTCTTGGGGACTGACTGTTGCTATAGTGACCATCCTTGGTGTGTCCATGACTGTGTCTCTGGGATGAACTGAGTGACTAGTTGGTTTAAAagatgccttctctctctctctctccctcctcctccccccctctctctccctcctcctcccccccctctctctccctctctccccctctcttcccccccttccttctctcctttttggTAATACTGTGGGATGCaacccagggctttgagcatgctaggcaagtgctcacTACTGTGCTTTGTCCTCAGCCCTTGGCTTTATGAGACAGGGTGTCCTATAGCCTAGGCTAGCCATGGACTCATggtccccctgcttctgcctctcagacaCAGTGGCTGCAGTTGTGCCGGCTGAGGTGTGTCAGCGCTCACCATCACTCACCCTGTAACATACCGAGTGCCTGCCCGCTCACCAAGGAGCGTGGCTGTGGACAGCTTCCTTTTTCAAAGTGTTCTGGCTTTCTAGGGTGTCTTTTTTAtttatgagttgttttttttttttttttctttttgagggcgggagagaggctcagcagttaggagcactgcgACCACAGAAGACACCTGTAGCTGGTTTGTAGTTGAGTCCAGGGATTGAGCGTGAGTTGTCGGGCTTTGATGCTCCGCTTTCCCTGCCGAGCTGTCTCCTCCGCCCAATACCGTCTGTTACATGATACAGTTTCCTCTTCTTCAgctacttttaaaaattgtttatgtAGTATACATAAAATGGGCATTTTGTCTGCGTGGATGTCTGCCTGTTTGCAGGTGCACACGCATgtgacacatgcctgtgtgcAGATGTGTGGGGGAGATGTtcttatgtacatgtgtgcagatgtacatgtgtgtgtatgacaagcctgtgtcatacacacacatgtacacacgtgaGTGTAACATGCTTGTGCAGGTGCACGTGtgtgatgcatgcctgtatgcAGATGTGTGTGGGGACATATGCCTGTGTGTAGTACGGTCATGCATATCCACGTGTGTGTGATGTATGCTTGTGAGTACATGTGGGCACacatgagtacatgtgtgtgagatTTGTCCCTGCTGCTTGTTGAATCCCTTCGTATCATGACCCCCAGCCATAAGTGTGTCACGGTCGCCAGGAGCGTGGGCTTCACCTCACTTGAGGGAAGTGTGGAGGGACCCGAGAGCCTGTGCTGCCAGGGAGATGCCATGCTGCGGGTCCCAGCTCCCTCTGGCAGCCACCATGATGGTTTTTTGTTCAGCTATAGATTGTCTTGAGTGTGCATGGCTCCTCTAGTGCATTACACATATTCCCATGACTCTTGTTTCCAGGGtgggactgagcccagggcctcatgcgGGCCAGGCAGAGGCTCTAGTGCTAAGTCCCAGCCCTTTtaagaggcagggggatcatgaGTCTGCCTGAGgtgcccaggctgcccttgagcttGTAATCCTCTTGCCTAAGCCTCCTGAGTCACTGGCGTGTCAGGTGAGTGCCCAGCTCCTCGATGCCCCCCAAGCCTctgacccacatggagactgttcTTTCTCCATAAGGCATGATGCTGGCATGTATCTggtttttgggggtgggggggcttccACTTGTGTCTGTGTTTGAGGCATTCCTGTCAGGAGGGAGGTTGATAGAGCCAGAGCTTTGCAAACGCTAGGCGTCTTTGCACTTCAGTCACAGCAAGTTTTGTAAAAGTCTGTGGCGTTTCAGGTTTTTAGATGACTAAATTCCCTAACCATGCTCGGTTGCCGCCACCCTGTTTTTTGCTTTTGGATCAGAGTTTACATAAGCAGTACTcgtggagttttttgttttgttttctggagcactggggactgaactccAAACCATGAGGCATAGCTCCTTGTGGAACCGCATCTTCGGTGAGGAAGCCACGCCCCAAAGGGGACAGCCGTGGGCAGAGTGGCTGCACCCCCGGTTGCTGTGAGGCCCCATGCTGTCACCTGGGGCCACATTGCTCaagcacagagagagacaggttaAATAAAAAACACGGTGGTTTTAATAAATAGTTCCATGTTTTAGTGtgagccccaccctgtcctgtGCTCAACAGGTCCCAGCAGGCCAGGAGGACGTGTGGAGCCAGGGTCCTGAGGCTGTGTGGTCCTTCAAATCTTGACTCTTAGAGTAGACAGTgctgaaaaaatggggaagaggcCACAGGCCCCCAAGGACACAGGTCGCTCAGGGCTGTGACACAGCGGTCCCTTTACACGGCCTCCGGGAGCATCTGGGTGGTCCTGGCTCCAGAGCAGAACTTTTCACACAGCTTGAGCAGCTCTGACAGAACGAAGACGGATGAGGCTAGGCCGGTCAACAGCAGCAGGTCTGTGGGGAGAGAGGCCCAGACAGCAGTGCCCACCTGCGGGCCACCCGCCATGTCCTGCAGCGCCTCCCTCCGTGCTCTCTGACAGACTTGCGGCGGCAGGGAAGGGGCGTGCCACCCTTGAAGAAGCCAGGGTCCTTCTGTGACGCTAGATGCAAATCAGAGTGGCTTTGGAAGCTGACTTTCTTCCTCACCTCGGAAAAGGCCGCTTAGAAACTCGCTCATTGGTTCCCCGTCTCTCAGAGGTGGGTCTCAGGTGAGCCCGGGGTTCCCTGTCTTTCAGGTTATGTAgccctgatcttcctgcctgcaCCTCTCCAGCgccagtgttgagattacaggcacaccTACGTCATGCTGAGGGTTGctcagggctttgtgtgtgctatGCAAGCACTCTATCAGAGCCCCAGGCCCAGCCCAAGGTTTTCTTTGTGTGAGTGCTTTCGTGAATGCGCAGGCATTGATGTCGGGGGGTCTCTGCCCTCCACCTTCTGCCACAGCGTCTCTCACTGacggaacctggagctcaccattttcagccaggctggctggccacgaAGGCCCGGAAGTGCCCCCATCCCTGCTGCGTGGCCTCTGGggctcaaacctgggtcctcatgCTGACCTGTCTCCCTAGCTCCTGGGTtccttttttccatttcattcccAGGCCACTGACTGGGGCCCCACGGGGACATGGGTTTTTAGGTCACAGGGAGGGGTGTCCATCTGGCCTGCTCCAAGGTCTGAAGTGCCCTATCTGTGTATGTTCACATCCACACGGCTGCTTTGGGCCTGTAGTGAGCTGTGCTGGAGCAATGGCTGCTCTGTGCTGGATCCGGAAGCTGACCCTCTGTCCTCCTAGATGGAGGTGGCCAGTGACCAACTGGGGCCAGAAGGAAAGGCAGGGGacctgcagctgctgctgttggGCTACTTGACGTACAGGCCTAGGGGCTGTTGCTCCCTGTCCCCACTTCTGTTTGGCGGTGGGAGAGTCTGCGCTCCAGAGCAGGGCACACACACGGTGGCCTCTGGGTATCCCTGACTGCTAAATTATGTCCTTTTCAGCAAGAACTGCCGGGGGACCAGCTCTGATGAGCACCTGTCAAGGCCCCAGactgtgtgtgacctgaggcaGAGGATTCTGCCACCCAGGCCTAGCCCAGGGTCCCACTCTCAGCAGAGGGGCCTCTTTTTGGGCTTCCTGTGTGTTCCCCATGTCTGTGTGTCAGCTCCTACCCTATGTGCCACAGAGCAGATGCCTGTGGACCAGCCTGTCTTTTGAGGACGGCCACCTCCCGCTCTCTGGCCGGTCTCAGGTGACCGCTGGTTTCTGTTCGTTCCCAGTACTCACCGAGTGCTCTCAGGTTTTCTGTCTGGAAGACCTTCTGCAGGGGCGGGGCGTAGATTACAGCCAGCTGCCCGAGGAGGGACCCAAGGACGGAGTACAGGAACATGCGGTTCCGGAAGAAGCCGATCTCAAATATCAGCTTggtctgggggggagggggagaggcacGAGTGGGCTGGGGTGGGCACACAGCATGGATTCGGCAGCTGTGCCCCACTGTGCAGTCTGTGTCCCCCCCCACTGGCACCTGGGCAGGATGGCAGGCGCTGGACCGGGAGCCACTGGGGCATGAAGGCTGTTCCTGCACCCCTCTCCCCAAAACTCTGCCAAAAGTGTAGAGAGGCGGTGGTACAGTGTCCTGGCCAcaggggcggggcctggggcgGGGTCATCCCTGCTCACCTGAGAGCGGCAGCTCAGGGCATTGAAGAGGTCGAAAAACACGAAGCAGGTGAAGGCCATGGTGGTGGTCCTTGGGGTGCTGGTGCCGTTCTCTGGGATCTGGAATCCAGTAGACAGATGTGCTCAtggcagaggaggaaggggaccccCTGCCTCAGAGCTGAAGGGTACGGTGTGCTGAGGGTGGAGGGTCGCTGGTCAGCCCAGCCCCAAGGGTGTATATATATACTAGAAGCTGGCCCTGTGCCATGTTCTGTGCTGGCCCCGGAGAACTCGCACCCTGGGAGGAATGCCAGCTGCCAGCACAGCTGGAAAGTAGCAGAGAAGGGAAAGGCACTTCTGCCGTGGGTCTCGACCCTTTCGGGGATTAACGACCCTTCCACAGGGTCGCCTAAGACCacgagaaaacacaaatatttacaattcacacagtagcaacattacagttagggagtagcaatgaaaataattgtatggttgggggtcaccacagcatgaggaaggttgagagtgGATAACTGCCTCTCAGCTCATGCCGCTACACAAACCCACAGACCAGAACCCAGGTCCTATGAGGAGAGTGGGGCAGCTGACAATTCAGCATGATAAGAGCATCAGCTGCAGTCCAGCCCTGTCTGCCCGGGCTGGCTCATCACTGGGACTGGCCGGAGCCCTGCTGAGCTGGATTTGTGGGTGTACGTTGTTAAGACCATTTTtatttgcctcagtttcccccaccTAATGAAATCCTCTCCAGGCTCAGTCCTCTCCACTTTGGCTGCCAGGCAGGCTTGTTCAGAACCAAGCTCATCTGGATATCCCGGAGGACATGTCTAAACACAAAAGGGGTCCTCAGCCTTCAGGCGGCTCAGATCCCCGCCTAATTCCTCATCTTGGCCATGGACAACCATGCCAGCGATTTCATGGCCCCATGAGACATGAAGATGGACCTGTGCTAAGAGAGTGTCCTATGATGATAAAATGGCTCTGGCCCCATGCTTGGCCTATATGCTTCTCCCCACCCACTCTCTGGCCTCTGACAGCACCAAGCTCCCCTGTGTGTgtgacagtctctctctctccccgttagagagaacACCCAAGTCTCCAGTGCTCAGTCCTGCACAAGGCTCCCCAATTGTCCCTGAGTAAGCCAATGCCATGCCTCGCTTACCTCCCTCCAGAAGATGAAGAGAGTCCCTCCTATGATGACAGCGGCCGACATGAGGATCTTCAGGATCAGAGCTCTGTTCAGGATGGTGTCCCCGAGGCTCCGTGGAGGCCTCCGAAGGGCGTCTCTATCCACAGGCTCCACCCCAAGgctgtggagaaaaaggaaaatgaggctTTGAAATAGCCAAAGCCACTTGGAAGCTGCGCCCGGTGGTatacacctgtcatcccagctttTGCGAGGctg
Coding sequences within it:
- the Meak7 gene encoding MTOR-associated protein MEAK7 isoform X2, with protein sequence MGNAKSHSSPKTRSRFLPEEQAEVDRLFDALTANKGGSASGTFSLEALKSHVKEDLPQAMVTRLYNGMWRVKATQKAHGNQGSQGNVSREQFTEFLSHLLKGSFEEKGHMVIQMLSATESTVKARDIQKFAEDLVASLVHVLIHWPELRGWTWKKSTVCPESMQAMAAQLLSEMKFQDGHKFLGPQSLDQVCDQAMIQDWVFHVPHVGMFLSVVVHRGLRLLSSSFDLSTLVPECHVDRGRPFESILDVLAVIYLNSHLEAEHRRVWRLLFSTQLHGQSFSQLCSRITHQGPCLLVLQDKDGCVFGGFASCSWEVKPQFQGDSKCFLFSVLPSMATYMHTGYNDHFMYLNQGQQTMPNGLGMGGQHHYFGLWVAADFGKGHSKAKPACTTYNSPQLSAQEEFQFDKMEVWGLGNLSETHLAKNKKSILDSNPEAQIMLEASGRTRHSEGLREIHDDGDD
- the Meak7 gene encoding MTOR-associated protein MEAK7 isoform X1, with product MDCRREFQQAGKMGNAKSHSSPKTRSRFLPEEQAEVDRLFDALTANKGGSASGTFSLEALKSHVKEDLPQAMVTRLYNGMWRVKATQKAHGNQGSQGNVSREQFTEFLSHLLKGSFEEKGHMVIQMLSATESTVKARDIQKFAEDLVASLVHVLIHWPELRGWTWKKSTVCPESMQAMAAQLLSEMKFQDGHKFLGPQSLDQVCDQAMIQDWVFHVPHVGMFLSVVVHRGLRLLSSSFDLSTLVPECHVDRGRPFESILDVLAVIYLNSHLEAEHRRVWRLLFSTQLHGQSFSQLCSRITHQGPCLLVLQDKDGCVFGGFASCSWEVKPQFQGDSKCFLFSVLPSMATYMHTGYNDHFMYLNQGQQTMPNGLGMGGQHHYFGLWVAADFGKGHSKAKPACTTYNSPQLSAQEEFQFDKMEVWGLGNLSETHLAKNKKSILDSNPEAQIMLEASGRTRHSEGLREIHDDGDD